A single window of Arcobacter venerupis DNA harbors:
- a CDS encoding HPP family protein, which yields MSYFKKFKGQGEALPVKSPISEILFAWFGGFISILIIGYLTKSYDNLLIMGSFGASCVLLFGFPKSPFSQPRNVILGHFLSTFIGLAFLHILGNEYWSMALALATAIAVMIATRTVHPPAGSNPLIVFLLGANWDYLIFPSLMGSIILVLVAIFYNNLHKNRAYPQYWM from the coding sequence ATGAGTTATTTTAAAAAATTCAAAGGGCAGGGCGAAGCACTTCCAGTAAAATCACCAATTAGTGAAATACTTTTTGCATGGTTTGGTGGATTTATTTCAATTTTAATTATTGGCTATCTCACAAAATCTTATGACAATCTTTTGATTATGGGTTCTTTTGGAGCTTCGTGTGTATTGTTATTTGGCTTTCCTAAAAGTCCATTTTCACAACCAAGAAATGTGATTTTAGGTCATTTCTTATCTACATTTATTGGTTTAGCTTTTTTGCATATTTTAGGAAATGAGTATTGGAGTATGGCATTAGCTTTGGCAACTGCAATTGCAGTTATGATTGCCACAAGAACAGTTCATCCGCCAGCTGGATCAAATCCGTTGATAGTGTTTTTATTGGGTGCAAATTGGGATTATTTGATTTTTCCAAGTCTGATGGGTTCTATTATTTTAGTTCTTGTGGCAATTTTCTATAATAATTTGCATAAGAATAGAGCTTATCCACAATATTGGATGTAG
- a CDS encoding TetR/AcrR family transcriptional regulator, producing the protein MAIKKTSKEEILKESIKLFKIRGYSNTSMANIAEACGLIKGSIYHHFKSKDEIGLESLKYIHDYFEKEIFSIAYISDLSDKQKIELIVKKTDAYFLHSEGGCLLGNLALEASSLNLDFKEEIKAYFTAWENALIKIFKNKYSKIEASNLAKEYVALTQGAIMMMNLYDSSENYLKVGEKIISLI; encoded by the coding sequence ATGGCAATCAAAAAAACATCAAAAGAAGAGATTTTAAAAGAGTCTATTAAACTTTTTAAAATACGAGGATATTCAAATACTTCTATGGCAAATATAGCCGAAGCTTGTGGGCTTATAAAAGGGAGCATTTATCATCATTTTAAGAGTAAAGATGAGATAGGTTTAGAGTCTTTGAAGTATATTCATGACTATTTTGAAAAAGAGATTTTTTCTATTGCTTATATAAGTGATTTGAGTGATAAACAAAAAATCGAGTTAATTGTAAAAAAAACTGATGCTTATTTTTTGCATAGTGAGGGTGGTTGTTTACTTGGAAATTTAGCTTTGGAAGCTAGTAGTTTGAATTTGGATTTTAAAGAGGAGATAAAAGCATATTTTACAGCTTGGGAAAATGCTTTGATAAAAATCTTTAAAAACAAATACTCAAAAATAGAAGCATCAAATCTTGCAAAAGAGTATGTGGCTTTAACTCAAGGTGCAATAATGATGATGAATTTATATGATTCATCGGAAAATTATCTAAAAGTAGGTGAAAAAATCATTAGTTTAATCTAA
- the aldA gene encoding aldehyde dehydrogenase yields the protein MKVYQMYINGEFINHVDVLPVINPSDKQIISYIPKGTVEDVDDAVQAAYTAQLSWEKLPAIERAGYLKKIAQKIRENADMLARTITQEQGKVLGLATVEVHFTADYMDYMAEWARRYEGEIIQSDRPNENIFLFKLPIGVAAGILPWNFPFFLIARKLAPALLTGNTIVIKPSGDTPNNAFEFAKLVDEVGLPKGVFNLVSGTGSEVGNALAGHEKVGIVSFTGSVPTGVKIMEAAAKNVTKVSLELGGKAPAIVMADANIDLAVEAIKNSRVINNGQVCNCAERVYVHKSIAKEFTEKITKAMSATTYGNPLTEEVDMGPLINEAAVAHVQSLVDSAVKAGATITTGGKRASRNDGFYYEPTVIVDVTQDMNIIQEEIFGPVLPIMTFETLDEAITLANDSEFGLTSSIYTQNIDVAMRACKEIKFGETYINRENFEAMQGFHAGWRKSGIGGADGKHGLEEYLQTKVVYLQYDLNKQ from the coding sequence ATAAAAGTCTACCAAATGTATATAAATGGTGAGTTCATCAATCATGTTGACGTCCTACCTGTTATTAATCCGTCAGATAAACAAATTATCTCTTATATCCCAAAAGGAACTGTTGAAGATGTTGATGATGCTGTTCAAGCAGCTTATACAGCTCAGCTTTCTTGGGAAAAATTACCAGCAATTGAGAGAGCTGGTTACCTTAAAAAAATTGCACAAAAAATCAGAGAAAATGCTGATATGTTAGCAAGAACAATAACTCAAGAGCAAGGAAAAGTTTTAGGACTTGCAACTGTTGAAGTTCATTTTACAGCTGATTATATGGACTATATGGCTGAATGGGCTAGAAGATATGAAGGTGAGATTATCCAAAGTGATAGACCAAATGAGAATATCTTTTTATTTAAATTACCAATTGGTGTTGCTGCTGGTATTTTACCTTGGAATTTTCCATTTTTCTTAATTGCTAGAAAATTAGCCCCTGCACTTTTAACTGGAAATACAATTGTTATAAAACCAAGTGGAGATACTCCAAATAATGCCTTTGAATTTGCAAAACTTGTAGATGAAGTTGGTCTTCCAAAAGGTGTATTTAACCTTGTGAGTGGAACAGGTTCAGAAGTTGGAAATGCCCTTGCAGGTCATGAAAAAGTTGGAATTGTAAGTTTTACAGGAAGCGTTCCAACTGGCGTTAAAATTATGGAAGCTGCTGCTAAAAATGTGACAAAAGTTTCATTAGAATTAGGTGGAAAAGCCCCTGCTATTGTAATGGCTGATGCAAATATTGATTTAGCTGTGGAAGCTATTAAAAACTCTCGAGTAATCAATAATGGTCAAGTTTGTAATTGTGCTGAAAGGGTTTATGTTCACAAAAGTATTGCAAAAGAGTTTACTGAAAAAATCACAAAAGCAATGTCAGCTACAACTTATGGAAATCCCTTAACAGAAGAAGTTGACATGGGACCACTGATTAATGAAGCTGCGGTAGCTCATGTGCAAAGTTTAGTTGATAGTGCGGTAAAAGCTGGAGCAACTATTACAACAGGCGGTAAAAGAGCTTCTAGAAATGATGGTTTTTATTATGAACCTACAGTAATTGTGGATGTAACACAAGATATGAATATTATCCAAGAAGAGATTTTTGGGCCAGTTTTACCTATTATGACTTTTGAAACATTGGATGAAGCTATTACTTTAGCAAATGATAGTGAATTTGGTTTAACTTCATCTATTTATACACAAAATATCGATGTGGCAATGAGAGCTTGTAAAGAGATAAAATTTGGTGAGACATATATAAATAGAGAAAACTTTGAAGCGATGCAAGGTTTCCACGCTGGATGGAGAAAATCTGGAATTGGTGGAGCAGATGGAAAACATGGACTTGAAGAGTATTTACAAACAAAAGTTGTATATTTACAATATGATTTAAATAAACAATAA
- a CDS encoding YbhB/YbcL family Raf kinase inhibitor-like protein yields MKKIFLGLIFSMGLFAQGFTLSSNDISGQLSSDEVFNGFGCIGKNISPELSWKDAPKGTKSFAITVYDPDAPTGSGWWHWVVFNISKDKNTLEKGFGNKESTNIVQSVTDYGITGFGGACPPLGDKAHRYVFTVYALDVESLDLDKKTNAAVVGFYVNSHTLAKSSIIAYYGR; encoded by the coding sequence ATGAAAAAAATATTTTTAGGATTAATTTTTAGTATGGGATTATTTGCCCAAGGATTTACTTTAAGTAGTAATGATATAAGTGGACAACTTTCAAGTGATGAAGTTTTTAATGGTTTTGGTTGTATTGGGAAAAATATCTCTCCTGAGCTTTCTTGGAAAGATGCACCAAAAGGAACAAAATCATTTGCTATTACTGTTTATGATCCAGATGCACCAACTGGAAGTGGATGGTGGCATTGGGTAGTTTTTAATATTTCAAAAGATAAAAATACTTTAGAAAAAGGTTTTGGAAATAAAGAGAGTACAAACATAGTTCAAAGTGTGACTGATTATGGAATTACTGGTTTTGGTGGTGCTTGTCCACCTTTAGGTGACAAAGCTCATAGATATGTTTTTACAGTTTATGCACTAGATGTGGAAAGCCTTGATTTAGACAAAAAAACAAATGCAGCTGTTGTTGGATTTTATGTAAATTCTCATACTTTAGCAAAATCTTCAATTATTGCATATTACGGAAGATAA
- a CDS encoding helix-turn-helix domain-containing protein has protein sequence MTYVVPNYFIENNYTNLLKIDNLLCLNYITKTKNNSVNARTTMHTMGILLEGSKIIHLRDEDINIQKNDIFFLTQNNYYMSERAVKESKYKSLLIYFDDKFILDFLNKYNIQIDINEQQNIVKTSFKSDKLFDNSVEIFQEYLKIEFDENLLKLKIEEIFLQTIRLNKNQMDSFFNSVLSTSQDRIKFILESNIDLIQNLDDMCKITRLSESKIRAYIKKEFNQTPKIWLDTKRLEKAILLLKNTNDSITDISTSCGYATVSWFISQFKKYHNQTPKEFRYKN, from the coding sequence TTGACATATGTAGTTCCAAACTATTTTATAGAAAACAATTATACAAATCTTTTAAAAATTGATAATTTATTGTGTTTAAACTATATTACAAAAACAAAAAATAACAGTGTAAATGCAAGAACAACAATGCATACTATGGGTATTTTGCTCGAGGGTTCAAAGATAATTCATCTAAGGGATGAAGATATAAATATACAAAAAAATGACATATTTTTTCTTACTCAAAATAATTATTACATGAGTGAAAGAGCAGTAAAAGAGTCTAAATATAAATCACTTTTAATATATTTTGATGATAAATTTATTTTAGATTTTTTAAATAAATATAATATTCAAATAGATATAAATGAGCAACAAAATATTGTAAAAACAAGTTTTAAAAGTGATAAATTATTTGATAATAGTGTTGAAATATTTCAAGAGTATTTAAAAATAGAATTTGATGAGAATCTTTTAAAGCTAAAAATAGAAGAGATATTTTTACAAACAATTAGACTTAACAAAAATCAAATGGACTCTTTTTTTAATTCTGTTTTATCTACAAGTCAAGATAGAATCAAATTTATTTTAGAGTCAAATATTGATTTAATACAAAATCTTGATGATATGTGTAAAATCACAAGATTATCAGAAAGTAAAATAAGAGCTTATATTAAAAAAGAGTTTAATCAAACTCCAAAAATTTGGCTTGATACTAAAAGATTAGAAAAAGCCATTTTACTTTTAAAAAATACAAATGATAGTATTACGGATATTTCTACAAGTTGCGGATATGCAACTGTATCATGGTTTATCTCACAGTTTAAAAAATACCATAATCAAACACCAAAAGAATTCCGATATAAAAACTAA
- a CDS encoding PAS domain-containing sensor histidine kinase produces the protein MSELKIKDISLYSFLVLILGVVLIGTVLFISLNKIKSLNNQLTEFSNAKNSFLEVKINSEDILITKDLDESIKRWYNSIEKFDKNIDFFPLSQKKKFDDLWYIIKKEISEIKLILDDKNLNPQNLHQKPLLVLKGELFISKDKSNQFILVESLIKKMEYVFQYEKFILDEFTKLDKHDKAHIDEQITLTTFFSIVFILFIIFMTIFVIFIMNRKILKIEVQLMQTQKSLSESLMETKNSRLLLQNIIDSVPASVFWKDRNNKYLGVNNYFLNDAKCNNQAEVIGKTDYEMPWKDTEAAKYIEDDNLVMQSGKSQIQIEETQTDEFGNIIYVITSKVPLLNIKNEIIGMLGIYIDVTENRKITNELIQKDRLLSQQSKMAAMGEMLENIAHQWRQPLSFILTSATGIRLKNDYECLDSNFLKETLIGIENTIKHLNKTIDDFRDYFKVDKECKFFEVEAVIEKSLFIVQAKLKNRSIDIIKNISPVKGFGFENEFIQVLMNIFNNSIDEFEKSELEKKLIFIEVKEIEICGNMVSSEVAHCPCIELKIYDNAGGISENIIDKVFNAYFTTKEEDKGTGIGLYMSSEMIKKHMKGSITVKNRKYSYENNEYLGAEFTVLIPSEDYTIVSEK, from the coding sequence ATGAGTGAATTAAAAATAAAAGATATAAGTTTATATAGCTTTTTAGTACTAATTCTTGGAGTAGTCTTAATTGGAACAGTTCTATTTATTTCTCTTAATAAAATAAAATCTTTAAATAATCAACTAACAGAATTTTCAAATGCAAAAAATAGTTTTTTAGAAGTAAAAATAAATAGTGAAGATATTCTAATAACAAAAGATTTAGATGAGAGTATAAAACGTTGGTATAATTCTATAGAAAAATTTGATAAAAATATTGATTTTTTTCCTCTTAGCCAAAAGAAAAAATTTGATGATTTGTGGTATATAATCAAAAAAGAAATTAGTGAAATTAAACTTATTTTAGATGATAAAAATTTAAACCCTCAAAATTTACATCAAAAACCTCTTCTTGTGTTAAAAGGTGAATTATTTATATCAAAAGATAAAAGTAATCAGTTTATTTTAGTAGAATCATTAATTAAAAAAATGGAATATGTATTTCAATATGAAAAATTTATTTTAGATGAATTCACTAAACTTGATAAACATGATAAAGCTCATATTGATGAACAAATTACCCTTACAACATTCTTTTCTATAGTATTTATATTATTTATTATTTTTATGACTATTTTTGTGATTTTTATTATGAATAGAAAAATTTTAAAAATTGAAGTTCAACTTATGCAAACACAAAAAAGTTTAAGTGAAAGTTTAATGGAGACAAAAAACTCAAGATTATTATTACAAAATATTATTGATTCTGTTCCAGCTTCTGTATTTTGGAAAGATAGAAATAATAAATATTTAGGTGTTAATAATTATTTCTTAAATGATGCAAAATGTAATAACCAAGCTGAAGTTATTGGAAAAACAGATTATGAAATGCCATGGAAAGATACGGAAGCTGCTAAATATATTGAAGATGATAATTTAGTAATGCAAAGTGGTAAATCACAAATACAAATCGAAGAGACTCAAACGGATGAATTTGGTAATATTATTTATGTAATAACTTCAAAAGTTCCTCTTTTAAATATAAAAAATGAAATAATTGGAATGCTGGGTATCTATATTGATGTAACCGAAAATAGAAAAATCACAAACGAGTTAATTCAAAAAGATAGACTTTTATCACAACAATCAAAAATGGCTGCAATGGGAGAAATGCTTGAAAATATTGCACACCAATGGAGACAGCCATTATCTTTTATTTTAACAAGTGCCACAGGAATTAGATTAAAAAATGATTATGAGTGTTTAGATAGTAATTTTTTAAAAGAAACTCTTATTGGAATTGAAAATACAATAAAACATTTAAACAAAACAATTGATGATTTTAGAGATTATTTTAAAGTAGATAAAGAGTGTAAGTTTTTTGAAGTAGAAGCAGTTATAGAAAAATCTCTTTTTATTGTTCAAGCAAAACTAAAAAATAGATCAATAGATATTATAAAAAATATTTCACCAGTAAAAGGTTTTGGCTTTGAAAATGAATTTATTCAAGTGTTAATGAATATTTTTAATAATTCAATAGATGAATTTGAGAAATCTGAATTGGAGAAAAAACTCATATTCATTGAGGTAAAAGAGATAGAAATTTGTGGAAATATGGTATCTAGTGAAGTTGCACACTGTCCTTGTATTGAGTTGAAAATATATGATAACGCAGGTGGAATCTCTGAAAATATTATTGATAAAGTATTTAATGCATACTTTACAACAAAAGAAGAAGATAAAGGAACTGGAATTGGATTATATATGTCTAGTGAAATGATAAAAAAACATATGAAAGGTTCAATTACAGTAAAAAATAGAAAATATTCATATGAAAATAATGAATATTTAGGTGCTGAATTTACTGTTCTTATTCCATCAGAAGATTATACTATTGTTAGTGAAAAATAG